A segment of the Echinicola strongylocentroti genome:
GAGACAGGTGGCTCAGATGATTATGATTTGCGCTGATTTTTTGCTTAAATTGGAATAGCCAAGTGGCATAAAAAAGCCCTGAAAGGGCGTGACATCCATAGCCATGGGCAACACCCATGGTAAACATCAAAAATAATCTCATTGTTTTAGCAGCTATTACCTTCCTAGCGCTTATAAATTCACGCTAAAACCCAACACACACCAACAGCGCTTTAGTCCAAAAATCAATAGGAAATAAATTTCAAGAAAGTGTGTCGAAATTTATTCGCCCAACAATATGGCTTGATCCTTAAACCCGGAATATGCATTAGCCTATCTATTGCGGTATGAATCTACTTCAAAATCAGTCGCTTCGCTGCTGTTTTCGATTTCACCATAGCGGTGCTATGCCTCAATCTCCAAACAGCCTGATTTTCTTGTAGTTACAAACCTTCCCGATAGCTATCGGGACAGGCGATGACGATTCCTAATGCATAAACCGGGTTAAATAGACTCCAGAAAAACGACTTGACCCAACAAAAAAAGCCCCGGGGTTCTCCCGAGGCTCTGTGGCTTATTTTTCTTCGATAAACTGGCGCTGTATTTCGTCTTCTTCCTCTTCTTGATGCTGCTTGGTCTCCTCTCCAAAGAATCTTTTCTGGAAGAGTAGGATGAACACTACACCCATAAAGATGGAGGCGTCAGCGACATTGAAGATCGGCCATAATGCCGTATAGCTTCCGCCCCATAGCGGCACCCAGTCTGGTATGAAACCTTCCCAAATGTCAATATAGAACATGTCCACCACTTGTCCATGAAACCATGGTGTGCTGGCATCATAGGGGGCATTGCCTAAAAGCACACCGTAAAACACACTATCTACCAAATTGCCTATGGCACCACCCAAAATCATGGCGATGCAAATGATATAGCCAGGGTGTACTTTCTTCATGATCAGGTAGTACAGGTAATATCCGATACCCACCATGGCCACTAGCCTAAAGGTCGTCAAGATCAACTTCCCATATTCAGAACCCAGCTCCATGCCGAAGGCCATTCCTGGATTGGTCGTGTAATGGAGCTTAAACCAGTCACCAAAAATCTTGATCTGACCGGCAGTTCCCATTGCCATATTGGTATCGACAGCCAATTTTACGATTTGGTCAATCAAAATGACCAGTAAGGTAATACCAAAGTACTTTAAATATTTCATTTGCTCTACGTTCAGCGACTACGTGATGGCCGCGCCAGTTTAGTTTATACTTTATCTACCTTTACTTTCAGTTCGAATTCATCCATGTCCAGCACTGTTCCTTCTTCCACATCTCCATTGACAGAAAGTGAGAGGGCTTGTGTTTCGGACTGGATATAAGCCGAGAAGTTTTCCAATGCACTGTCCACCTGCTCGTTCAGCTTGGCCACCTTGATGGTGATTTTGTCCTGCACTTCCAGCCCCATGTCCTTTCTCAGATTTTGGATCCTATTGACCAAGTCCCGGGCGATGCCTTCTTGCTTGAGTGCTTCGGTCAGGGTGACATCCAGGGCGACGGTGATGCCATTGGCACTGGCCACAGACCAGCCAGGGATGTCCTGGGAGGTGATGAGGACTTCTTCTTGTGCCAAGCTGGCTTTCTCTCCATCCACCTCGATGTCAATGCTGCCATTTCGCTCCAGCATGTTGATTTCCTCGTGGCCCCACTTACCGATGGCTGCGGCCACCAGCTTCATTTTTGGCCCAAAACGTTTCCCGAGAAGCGGGAAGTTAGGCTTGGCATTTTTTACCAATATTCCTGAAGCATCATCGATGTACTCGACACTTTTGATGTTCACTTCAGACTTGATCAGCTCTTCCACATGTTGGATTTGCTGCCTGGTTTTTTCATTCAGGATAGGAATAAGGATCTTTTGAAGCGGTTGGCGTACTTTCAGTTTATCCTTCTTCCGTAGGCTATGCACTAATGAAGAAATGTCTTGCGCCAACTGCATGCTGGCTTCCAGGTCTTCATTGATAAGGGCATTATCAGCTGCCTTCCAGTCGGTCAAATGTACCGATTCCGGAATTTTCTGACCTGCTTCTTTAGCGCCTTCGGTCAAGTTGGTGAACATCCAGTCCGAATAGAACGGCGCAAAGGACGACATCAACTGGCTGATCGCCATAAGACATTCGTACAAGGTCTCGTAAGCCGCTTGCTTGTCCTGGTTCATCTCGCCTCTCCAGAAGCGTTTTCTCGCCAACCTTACGTACCAATTGGACAGCTGGTCCACGGTAAAGTTCATGATGGCACGCGTTGCTCGGGTAGCATCATAATTGTCCATGGAGTTTTCCACTTCCTTGATCAGGGACTGGAGCTTGGAAATGATCCATCTGTCCAGTTCCGGCCGCTCACTTACGGCCACGGTATTGGCGGGGTCATAAGTAAAAGCATCCAGATTGGCATATAACGCAAAGAAGTTATAGGTATTTTGCAAGGTGCCAAAAAACCTTCGCTGAACTTCCGCTACACCTTCCAGGTTAAACTTCAGGTTGTCCCAAGGATTGGCATTGGAGAGCATGTACCAGCGGAGTGCATCCGGTCCATATTCTTTCAGCGTTTTGAATGGATCGACGGCATTGCCATGGCGTTTGGACATCTTGTTGCCGTTTTTGTCCAGTACAAGGCCGTTGGCGATCACGTTTTTGAAGGCTACACTGTCAAAGAGCATCACAGCAATGGTATGCAAAGTGAAGAACCATCCTCTGGTCTGGTCTACGCCTTCTGCGATATAGTCTGCCGGGTAATTGGCCTTAAATATTTCCTCGTTTTCAAATGGGTAATGCCACTGTGCATACGGCATGGCTCCAGAGTCAAACCACACATCGATCAGGTCTGGCTCACGGAACATTTTATTGCCTTGGCTGTCCACCAAGACCACGTCATCTACATAAGGTCTGTGCAGATCGATTTCTTCTCCTTTGAATGGAGATTCCTGCATAATGCCCTTGGCAATGGATTTCTTGATCTCTTCGTTCAGTTCAGCGATAGAGCCGATACACTTGGTTTCGGTAGCATCTTCATTTCTCCAAACGGGCAGTGGCGTGCCCCAGAACCGCGAGCGGCTGAGGTTCCAGTCTACCAAATTTTCCAGCCAGTTGCCAAAACGCCCAGTACCGGTGGCTTCCGGCTTCCAGTTGATGGTATTGTTCAGCTCCACTAAGCGATCCTTGTAAGCGGTGGTTTTGACAAACCAGCTTTCTAGGGGATAATACAGCACAGGCATGTCTGTCCTCCAGCAATGGGGATAGCTGTGCTCGTATTTCTCTACCTTGAACGCCTTGTTTTCATTCTTCAAGATGATGGAAATGATCACATCGGTATTTTTGTATTCCGCTGCATTTTCATCCTCTTTCAGGTAATTTTTTACATAGAAATCATCGACCGTGTATTCTTTATGTGCGGTGATTTGGTGCTCATCCATTTTGGCCAGCAAGTATTCACCTACCACGGGCAAGAACTTGCCTTTTTTATCCACTACAGGGATTTCATTGTCCTGGTCGTCCTTGATAAATACGCCGGGCACACCTGCCTGCACCAATGTCCTAAAGTCATCCGCGCCAAATGCCTTGGCAAGGTGGACGATCCCCGTACCATCTTCTGTGGTCACATAGTCGGCAGGAATTACTGTATATGCAGGATGGGGCAGCTTGATGCCATCAATAGGGAAGAGCGGTTCGTACTCCATTCCCAACATGTCCGATCCTTTGAATTCCTCCACGATTTCATAAGGAATCAGCTTATCGCCAGCTTTATAGTCCTCTATTTTTAGGTCCGCAGCTTTATTACTGAACAAAGCGCCCATTCTGGCCTTGGCCAAAATAACCGTTTGTGGCTGGAAGGTATAGGGGTTGAAGGTTTTGACCTTGACATAATCGAGCTTTTCTCCCACCGCCAGGGCGGAATTGGAAGGAAGTGTCCACGGGGTCGTGGTCCAAGCGATGATGTATTCATTTTCGCGGCCTTTTACCTTAAACTGCGCCGTGATGGAAGTGTCCTTCACATCACGGTAGCAACCTGGCTGGTTGAGTTCGTGGGAACTCAGCCCCGTGCCAGCTGCAGGGGAATAAGGCTGGATCGTATAGCCTTTATAGAGCAGGTCCTTCTCGTAAAGTCGCTTAAGAAGGCTCCACAGGGTTTCGATGTATTTCGGCTCAAAAGTGATATAAGGATCATCCAAGTCCACCCAATAGCCTATTTTTTCGGTAAGGTCATCCCATTCATCCTTGAAGCGCATGACCGTTTCCCGGCATTTTTGATTGTATTCCTCTACAGAGATTTTCTTACCGATATCTTCCTTGGTGATGCCCAGTTCCTTCTCCACTTGCAGCTCTACAGGCAATCCGTGCGTGTCCCAGCCGCCTTTCCGCTTCACCTGGTATCCTTTGAGGGTTTTGTACCGACAAAAAATATCCTTCAATGTTCTGGCCATCACATGGTGAATTCCCGGCGTTCCATTAGCAGATGGAGGGCCTTCAAAAAAGGTAAATGTCTCCGCTCCCTCTCGGTTTTTGACGGATTTTTCGAAGATCTTATTCTCCTGCCAGTAGTGCAGTACACTTTCTCCTATTCCGGGATAATCTACTTGTTTGAACTCCTGATATTTTTTCACGATATCTCTCTTATTTCTTCTTGATCAAATGCTTAAGTGCCAGCTCTGTGCTCCCGAAAAGGATTACAGCGCTGAGCTAATTGTTTCAAAAGCAGGCACAAAGTTAATAGAAAAGTAGGGTTTATGTATGGTGAATACTGAAAAACTCTCTTTCTTCATTGGATTAGCATAAAATGCCCTTCTCTTTGTTGGAAACATCTGTTACAAATAGGATTTTTCGAGGCCGTCTTTTCAATTTTATTTAACTCGAAGAACTTGGGAAAGGGCATAAAAATCCAGTTATTAGTAATATTGTTTTACCCTCATTTGCAATACAATGAAAAAAATAACCATCTACTGCGGCTCCAATACCGGAAATAATCCTGCCTATAAAAATGGCGCTATCGCATTGGCAGAAGAAATGACCTTAAGGAAGATGGATTTGGTGTATGGAGCAGGCAAAGTGGGGCTAATGGGGATTATCGCTGATTATATGCTAAGCGTGGGAAGAAATGTATATGGCTTCATTCCCCAAAAACTGGTAGATGTGGAAGTCGCTCATCACGGTTGTACGGAGCTCACTGTGGTAGAGACCATGCGAGACCGTAAGTGGCTCATGGCAGAGACCGGTGATGGCTTCATCGCCATGCCAGGGGGAAT
Coding sequences within it:
- the ileS gene encoding isoleucine--tRNA ligase, which produces MKKYQEFKQVDYPGIGESVLHYWQENKIFEKSVKNREGAETFTFFEGPPSANGTPGIHHVMARTLKDIFCRYKTLKGYQVKRKGGWDTHGLPVELQVEKELGITKEDIGKKISVEEYNQKCRETVMRFKDEWDDLTEKIGYWVDLDDPYITFEPKYIETLWSLLKRLYEKDLLYKGYTIQPYSPAAGTGLSSHELNQPGCYRDVKDTSITAQFKVKGRENEYIIAWTTTPWTLPSNSALAVGEKLDYVKVKTFNPYTFQPQTVILAKARMGALFSNKAADLKIEDYKAGDKLIPYEIVEEFKGSDMLGMEYEPLFPIDGIKLPHPAYTVIPADYVTTEDGTGIVHLAKAFGADDFRTLVQAGVPGVFIKDDQDNEIPVVDKKGKFLPVVGEYLLAKMDEHQITAHKEYTVDDFYVKNYLKEDENAAEYKNTDVIISIILKNENKAFKVEKYEHSYPHCWRTDMPVLYYPLESWFVKTTAYKDRLVELNNTINWKPEATGTGRFGNWLENLVDWNLSRSRFWGTPLPVWRNEDATETKCIGSIAELNEEIKKSIAKGIMQESPFKGEEIDLHRPYVDDVVLVDSQGNKMFREPDLIDVWFDSGAMPYAQWHYPFENEEIFKANYPADYIAEGVDQTRGWFFTLHTIAVMLFDSVAFKNVIANGLVLDKNGNKMSKRHGNAVDPFKTLKEYGPDALRWYMLSNANPWDNLKFNLEGVAEVQRRFFGTLQNTYNFFALYANLDAFTYDPANTVAVSERPELDRWIISKLQSLIKEVENSMDNYDATRATRAIMNFTVDQLSNWYVRLARKRFWRGEMNQDKQAAYETLYECLMAISQLMSSFAPFYSDWMFTNLTEGAKEAGQKIPESVHLTDWKAADNALINEDLEASMQLAQDISSLVHSLRKKDKLKVRQPLQKILIPILNEKTRQQIQHVEELIKSEVNIKSVEYIDDASGILVKNAKPNFPLLGKRFGPKMKLVAAAIGKWGHEEINMLERNGSIDIEVDGEKASLAQEEVLITSQDIPGWSVASANGITVALDVTLTEALKQEGIARDLVNRIQNLRKDMGLEVQDKITIKVAKLNEQVDSALENFSAYIQSETQALSLSVNGDVEEGTVLDMDEFELKVKVDKV
- a CDS encoding LOG family protein is translated as MKKITIYCGSNTGNNPAYKNGAIALAEEMTLRKMDLVYGAGKVGLMGIIADYMLSVGRNVYGFIPQKLVDVEVAHHGCTELTVVETMRDRKWLMAETGDGFIAMPGGIGTLEELFEIMTLNQLAYIQKPLALYNVEGYYDKLIEFLSFSAQEGFLKQAQMELLIISDDPAEMLDKMAAYEPKFVPKWGK
- a CDS encoding lipoprotein signal peptidase; its protein translation is MKYLKYFGITLLVILIDQIVKLAVDTNMAMGTAGQIKIFGDWFKLHYTTNPGMAFGMELGSEYGKLILTTFRLVAMVGIGYYLYYLIMKKVHPGYIICIAMILGGAIGNLVDSVFYGVLLGNAPYDASTPWFHGQVVDMFYIDIWEGFIPDWVPLWGGSYTALWPIFNVADASIFMGVVFILLFQKRFFGEETKQHQEEEEDEIQRQFIEEK